The genomic segment tattaaacttatttcaGTACTGTATATGGAATACACTATGGTTGGGatggaatatatttatgatatgttTCTATCTTAATGTAGGTGTATTGGATAAagtaagtattaattttttatataatttttttttcttttttttataatttgaatcaatttttaattatattatatgtaattaatctttcagaatagtgatattttaaatcttggtACTGGTAGTTTTTCTTGGTGGCATGTCAATGGACCAGGTTGCAAAGCTATTTATGATGTTACTGAACCAGAATTATTTCGACCTGCCCGACCTACAAATGTAACAAATTGTGTACTAGATTATGAAATAGTTGAAATTTTACACGCATCTACTCAATGCATCTTAGGTGTaagttatcaattttataatttaacatatcatgaattatttatcatatattaattataacgtttaaaataactatttttcctttattccaGTTTATTGCAATAGTTGGTGGTATTTATCTAAGTAAAGTTTTTTTGGAGGAAGATGATAGCTGTAAGTATAAAACCcatagatctttttttttttttcattattttaattataataaactagtataaatcaaattagtaTAAGAATTGTAGTTTGTAgaatgagaattttattttgaattttatctcgTAATATCATTCTgtggtaaattttattctagtaTCGGTAAACGAGATATATGAACAATATTCTAAactttattcttcatttttatgaaatcaaaaaaaaaaaaaaacgtgcaatgataaatctttttattataaaaatcatatcaaaACAATATGTTTCtctatggaaaaaaattatagtaaattatcctggtttttttttatttttttttttttttattttatttaattaagtaagtttaagatttattattgctTGAAAAAAGGGTTGTCGGTTACAGTTGATTTCATTGGTGGATTTGATCCTCCACTTTGGTAAGTGCTTTGCCTGATTCATGGTTGCACGCATttgctccttttttttttttaaagcacgaAGTAAAATAGTTTCTTTCATGCGCAcctatttattattctcgttATTCATCGATTCTTTTGCGaatgtaattgtaaaataacttCTGTCGAGCTTGGATATTACGCGGATCCATTTCTGAATTCATTGATACAGCATgttatgcaaaataaatataaaaaattataacattggCCATGTTGAAACGAAACTTAAGTATCAAGTATACTACGTTAAGTTAATTCTGTTCAAAAAGAATTACTAAGCTCATGCCACAGACACAATAAAATCCGATCTAATGCAATCGATTCTACGTCATATTTCAGTTGACTTTGTGGGAGGTGATGACTTTGGGTTGGCAGGCCACACGCCGTTGCATCCTATGTACGTTAGCTACTCGGCTCTTCCATCACCTGCCCACCCTCACAAAAATTCCGCTCAAAATTACCCCGCAGGCACAGCTAGCTCTCATCAATCCGTTTGTCACGATACCAGCTTCCCAAAACATAACGATAAAACGTTTAACAGCTCTGGACGAAGTAAATGTAGTTTTAGAAACGACACGATCAAAACTGATCGAACCAATCTGTCCAATCGCGATTTGAAGTACGTTGATTACTCAAACGATTATTCAAATCCGTTGGATCATTTGCAAAGGCCTGTGTCCCCTTATGACGAGTACGATTCGTTGGACAGTGCcgctaaattaaaatatcaaaaaaacaaattgtatTATCCGCACTCGTCCAAGTATAGTCCCGTTGCATCACCGTGTGTCAAGTCTCGACCTGCCGCTGCAAAGCAAAATAAAGCCTCCAACAAGCCTAGAGTCTTTATCGATCATGTTCGCGAACAGCCGATGAGGTCGTTTTATTCTGATCCAAGATTGGCAATTGAAAATCAACAGAATGTGAATGACCAAGAGAAACAGAATAGGTCTAAAAGAGACAGTAGACCTTTATCGTTATATGCCAGTAATTTTTAGATTGTTAGGAATATCAGAGAAATATCagtagttattattttatttttttttttatatattaatcgattCGAGGTACGactcgttt from the Apis mellifera strain DH4 linkage group LG9, Amel_HAv3.1, whole genome shotgun sequence genome contains:
- the LOC552749 gene encoding sodium/potassium-transporting ATPase subunit beta-1-interacting protein isoform X2 — its product is MGICNRRHFLLTICILQLITTVERQVFDFLGFMWAPILVNFFNIIFVILGFFGAFQYRPKYIISYCIWNTLWLGWNIFMICFYLNVGVLDKNSDILNLGTGSFSWWHVNGPGCKAIYDVTEPELFRPARPTNVTNCVLDYEIVEILHASTQCILGFIAIVGGIYLSKVFLEEDDSWLSVTVDFIGGFDPPLCPS
- the LOC552749 gene encoding sodium/potassium-transporting ATPase subunit beta-1-interacting protein isoform X3, which encodes MGICNRRHFLLTICILQLITTVERQVFDFLGFMWAPILVNFFNIIFVILGFFGAFQYRPKYIISYCIWNTLWLGWNIFMICFYLNVGVLDKNSDILNLGTGSFSWWHVNGPGCKAIYDVTEPELFRPARPTNVTNCVLDYEIVEILHASTQCILGFIAIVGGIYLSKVFLEEDDSWLSVTVDFIGGFDPPLC
- the LOC552749 gene encoding sodium/potassium-transporting ATPase subunit beta-1-interacting protein isoform X5, with amino-acid sequence MGICNRRHFLLTICILQLITTVERQVFDFLGFMWAPILVNFFNIIFVILGFFGAFQYRPKYIISYCIWNTLWLGWNIFMICFYLNVGVLDKNSDILNLGTGSFSWWHVNGPGCKAIYDVTEPELFRPARPTNVTNCVLDYEIVEILHASTQCILGFIAIVGGIYLSKVFLEEDDSFDFIGGFDPPLC
- the LOC552749 gene encoding sodium/potassium-transporting ATPase subunit beta-1-interacting protein isoform X4, translated to MGICNRRHFLLTICILQLITTVERQVFDFLGFMWAPILVNFFNIIFVILGFFGAFQYRPKYIISYCIWNTLWLGWNIFMICFYLNVGVLDKNSDILNLGTGSFSWWHVNGPGCKAIYDVTEPELFRPARPTNVTNCVLDYEIVEILHASTQCILGFIAIVGGIYLSKVFLEEDDSFDFIGGFDPPLCPS